The DNA region TGACTTGAAGAAGGAAGCAAATCCACTGTGTCAGGAAATTTACAGGTAACACAAAAgtaggtggaaaggcaagttaAAAAAGGGAGgcaaaataaggactgcagatgctggagatcacagtccagattggagtgatgctggaagaggGGAATTAAGGAAACTAGtggaatccacattgatgccctggggttgaagtgttccgaggcagaagatgaggcgttcttcctccaggcatcgggtgagggagtggcaatggaggaggcccacgaCCAACATGTCctttgcagagtgggagggggagctgaaatgtttggccatggggtggtgggattGATTGTTGTGGGTGTcccgaagatgttccctaaagcgctctgcaaaGGGATCCAAGCAGTTTAGAAAGAATTATCGATAGATTACATAAATGGattaaaagttggcaaatggagtataatgtgggaaaatctgaagtttctcattttggaagggaaaagaacagaagaTATTAGTTAAGTTGATATATTTAAATTTATCCAGccccctgatgaaggacttatgcctgaaacatcgattctccagctcctcagatgctgcctgacctgctgtgtctttccagcaccactctctcgactctgatctccagcatctgcagtcctcactttcccctactACTTAAATGAAGAAAAACTGCAACATAAAAGGGACTGGGGGTACTTGTGTTTGACACACAGAAAGCtggcacacaggtgcagcagataatcaggaaggctaatggatgCTCTTAATTCAAGggagttggagtataagagtagggaagtcttactgcaactgtacaaagtgCTGGGGAGACTAAACAGATTTGGATTCTACTCAATGGAGCTTAGAAGAaaaagaggtgatctcattgaaacatagaggattcttaaggggtttgagaGGGTAATTGCTGAGAGAacgtttcccctcatgggagagtctaagaTCAGAAAGGTATCGTCTCAAAATAAAGGGTTGCTaattcaagactgagatgaggaagaatttcttcctcaTTGAAACTCCTTGCTacagagctgtgggggcagagtccttgtgtatgtttaaggctgagatagataaggCTGAGATAGGGGAATCAAGTGTTACGGGAAATGGCAGAAAAGTGGATATGAGGAGTGCTGGATCAGCCATGATactattgaatagtggagcaagctCAAGGCACCTCAACTTGATCCAGTTTCTAATGGTTTTGTAGAAGAGACTAAGACCAGAAGGaagagtctcagaataaagatttgccaatttaagactgagatgaagaagaatttcttctctgagggttgagagtctttggaattacTTGTCACAAAAGCTGTGGggtcagagtccttgtgtatgttTAAGACTCCCAAATGGTCTGTAGCCTCCCAAGTGctagggtcagggatgtctcggatcgaatctacaggattcttaagggggagggagggcAGCCAGAAGTCTTGGTACACATCAGTGTCAATGACATAAGTAGAAAAAGGGAGGAGGACCTGTAAAGAGAAtacagggagttaggttggaagctagaagGCAGGATGAGCAGAGTATTAATCTcaagattgctaccagtgccacgttctagtgaggctaggaatggAGAGTGAGTGTAGGTAGCTGCAGGGCTCGTGTTGGGCTTCAGCTATATGGCgcaccttctggggaaggtgggacctgtacaagaaggatgggttgcacctgaactggaggggcaccaatatgcTGGGTGGGACGTTTGCTGGAGCTCTTTGGAAGGGTTTAAAAGAGATTAGCAAGGGGGTACGATCTGGAGCTACCGATCAGATGATAGAATATGTAGTGAATAGTCAGATACACTTAagattgaggaggcaaggatcagacagggttctGATTACAACGTAGCCAGGAAGGCACTGCaaaatggacttaggagagctagaagggaggGCATGATAAAGCTTTAGCAgaaaggattaaggaaaaccctaaggcattctacacttatgtgagtaACAACAGTGTAGGGTTAGGGCCGATCGGGGATAGtgaagggaacttgtgcctggagtcggaagaggtaggggaggtccttgatgagtactttgcttcaatattcactactgagagagaCCTTGTTGTTTCTGAGGACGGCATGAAACAGACcgatatgctagaacaggttgatgttaagaaggaggatgtgctgaaaattttgaaagacAAAAGGATAGATAaattcccctgggccagatggcatATACCCTAGCTTACTACAGGGAGCAAGCAAAGAGATcgctgtgcctttggcgatgatctttgcatcctcactgtccactggagtagtgccagatgattggagggtggaaaatgttattcccttgttcaagaaagggaatagggataatcctgtgAATTGCAGACTATTTAGTCTTcggtctgtggtgggcaaagtattggagaggatccTGAGAGACacgatttatgattacttggaaaacaatAGTTTGACTAGAaatagtcagcttggctttgtgaggggcaggtcatgcctcacaacctTATTGAGGAtgagacaaaacacattgatgaaggtagagcagtcgATGTGGTGTGCAGGGATTTTAGCAAAGTGTTTGATAAAGTTTCCCACCATAGGCTCATTCaaaaaaataaggaggcatgggatacaggaaaatccggctgtctggatacagaattggctggctcatAGAACACAGAGAGCAaggtctgagcttagtcaacctctcttcattaggaaagccctccagtccaggcagcatcctggtaaaccttctttgctccctctccaaagcctctgtatctttcctatagtagggcgacaagaactggacacaatattccaagtatggtctcaccagggacttgtggagGTGTAGCACAACCTcctggctcttaaactcgatccccctgttaatgaaaggcaaaacaccatatgctttcttaacaaccctatccacttgagtggcaattttgagggatccatgtacttgaacaccaagatccctctgttcctccacactgccaagaatcctgtctttaatcctacattcagcattcgagttcgatcttccaaaatgcatcactttgcatttatccaggttgaactccatctgccatttctcagcccagctctgcatcctgtctatgtcgcgctgcagcctgcagtagcccttgatactatcgacagcacctccaacctttgtgtcatctgaaaatttactaacccacccctcaacctcctcatccaagtcatttataaaaactacaaagaccagaggaccaagaacagagccctgcgggacaccactcaacactgacttccagatagaatactttccatctaaaaccactctctgccttctgtcagccaaccaattctgaatccagacaaccaaatctccctgtatcccatacttcctaacTTTATGTATgcacctaccatggggaaccttatcaaatgccttgttgaaatccatatacaccacatcaactgctcaaCTTTTGTCGAGCTATCACAAaatttcctcaaagaactcaataagatttgtgagacatgacctgcccctcacaaagccatgctgactgcctttaaccatgttatgctttcccaaataatcataaatcctatccctcagaattctttccaaaatcttgctgaccacagacataagactgactggtctggaattgcttcttgaaaagaggaacaacatttgcctccgtccaatcctctggtacgactcctgtggagaggagggaagcaaagatctttgccagcggcttagcaaactcctttctcgcttcccggagcagccttgAATAAATCTGTTCtgaccctggggacttatcaatcttaatgtttgccaaaatttccagcagatcaacttcatcaatcttgatctgttcaagcctgtatcccagttcctcaatgttctcattcacaacaaggtccctttccttagtgaaaactgaagcaaaaaactcatttaggatttccctatctgctcagactccacgcacaaggtCCCTCCACTATCCCCAACCGGCCCTACGTTTTCCCTgttcattctcttattcctcacgtatgagtaaaatgccttgggttctccctaatccttcctgccaagcctttttcgtgccccctcctggctctcctcagtccatttctgagctcctttctagcaggCCTGTAAtcttctaaagctgtgctagatccttgcttcctccaccttacgtaagatgccttcttccttttgatgagaagcttctctgttctcgtcatccaaggctccttaatcttacctctTCTTACCTGTcttagaggaacaaatttgtgcatcattcgcaacaactgctccttaaatagtctccacatgtctgctgtgccctttctgtggaacaattgctcccagtctgtacttcccaactcctgtctgatagtgtcatcatttccctttccccaatTAAATTTCTTCCCtcggtgactgctcctttccctctccaaggctatgctaaatgtgaggcagttgtggtcactgtcaccaaagtgttctcccactgtgagatctgacacctggctcattgccgagcaccaaatccaaaatgacctcccccctcgtcggtctgtatacatgctgagtaaggaaacctcctgaacatacctgacaaaaatggctccacccaaaccatctgcactaaggaggttccagttgggaaagttgaaatcacctataacaacaaccctgctacatctgcatttttctagAATCTGCCAGCCTATgggttcttcaatctctctactgctattgggaggtcccttgctgttcctaacttccacccatactgactcagtagacaaaccttcctcaacaaccttcgtttctgtagctgtgatgcactctctgattagcaatgctacaccccctccgcTTTTTCCACCCTTCCtgctctttttaaatgttctaaaccctggaacatcaagcaaccattcctgcccctgtgaaaccatGTCTCCTTATGGtcacaacatcatagccccaagtactgatccattcTCTAAATTCATCGctcttatttcggacactccttgcattaaagcagatacACACTAACccatccctttgtttcatcatgtGAGAAACGTTCccaatagattcactacatcctgtcactgtcccatgTACAACTGCTCCCCTCTCTGATGTGTAGCTTTGATTCCCACCCCCTTGCAAATCTCCACctaggacatttgtgcccctccagttcaggtgcaacccttccttcatgtacaggtcccaccttccccagaaagcatcccaatggtctaggtatccgaggccttccctcctgcaccggcctcgcagccacgtgttaagctgcattcgttGACTGTTCCTCACCGCACTGTCTCGTGGCACCAGTAGCAAAccagagatcactactctactcatcctgctcttcagcttccaacctagctctttGTAGTCACTTTTccgatcctcaatccctttcctggacATATCATTGAAGTCAATATGTACcgcgatttctggctgctcaccctcccccttcagaatcctgtaaacccaATCGGcgacatcccggaccctggcaccgggGAGGCAACATACTTTCTAGGAGTCCCATTCCTGACCACAACatctcctgtcaatccgtctaactattgagtcccctaccactagcgcttttctattttccctccttcccttatgagccacagtgccaggctcagtgccagagacctgacagcTATGGCATCCCTCTGGGAGGACATCTCCACCAGCAAATATCCAAaaaggtatacttattgctgaggggaacggccTCAGGGGATCCCTGCCTTACCTGTTGATTCCCTTTCCTCCCACTGACTGTAACtgtaatagaagacagagggtggcaatagatggaaagtattcagcctggagcttgataaccagtggtgttccgtgGGCATTGTTTCTGGGAGCTCTGCtctttgtgaattttataaatgagttggatgaggaagtgaaaggatgggttagtaagtttgccgatgatacgaaggttggtggagttgtggatagtgtggagggctgtcgtAGGTTGCAGTggggcattgacaggatgcagagttgggctgataagtggcggGTGGAGCGCAACttggaaagtgtgaagtcattcactttggaaggttgaatttgaatgcagaacacagggttaaaggcaggattcatggcagtgtggaggaacagaagggtcttggggtctatgtccatagatccctcaaagttgccaaccaagttgatagggttgttaagaaagcatatggtgtgtgttggccttcattagcagggggattgagtttaggagcagtgaggttttgttgcagctctatagagtcctggttacACTGCACTTGgagattgtgttcagttctggtcgcctcattataggaaagatgtagaagcttcagagagggtgcagaggagatataccaggatgctgccaggactggaggacatgtcttacaAAGTAAGGTTGAAGGAGCAAGGGCTTTTCTTGTTggaatgaagaaggatgagaggtgacttgatagaggtgttcaagatgatgagaggcataggtacagtgaatagtcagagtctttttcccagggtagaaatggctatcacaaaggcacataattttaagctgattggaggaaggtttaggagagatgtcaggggtaggttctttatacagagtggtgggtgcttggaatgcactgccagcaatggtAGTAAAGTCAGTTACATTAGGGACATTgcagcaactcttggataggcacatggaagatagcacaatgaagggtatgtaggttcgtctgatcttagagtaggataaaaagcaCAACACTGAGGGCCGAGCGGCCTGTACCATTCTATGTTGTTATTACCCAAGCAACTGGGAGCGATGGCCCAGAAAATCATTCAGGATTCACagttgcagctgtataaacagGTTCCCCGTTTACCGATGATGGAATATCTACAATCATCATTCAGTATTCCTTCTCATTGCACCCATGGTCCATTGCTGCCATGGTATTGCTTACAGCTACCCTTCCCTATGCTGCCTTTGTTCATGAATCAGGGAGGCTCCTTAGACAAACTCTTCCCATTTCTTCCTGCCTTCCTTGTGCATGTTTATCACACTGCCCTTCTACTCCCCTGAAGCAAATAGAAGAAGCATATCATCAACCTTTTGCCCACATATTCTCTGGAATGTTTCAGCTTGAGAAAGACAATATTTTGTTATTTCACTTGTGCATTCTTTCTGGATACGCCGAATCCAAGATGGCAATTTATACGTCGCTCACACTTCCCTTCGTTAAAATATATGAACCACTTTGTTACATATAAACTACCGATTATACAGTGAATTCGCTCGCTGACTTAGTGTCCAGATAACACCTACCCAGTGTTGAATTCTGTAAAAACCTCACACTTGACCTTTagtgagaaagaaaaaaaaaattcggTGGATGTTGATGGGGCTGGGAGTAGGCACAATCCGATATGTGAATATTGATGGCCTTACTTGCGATGTGCTGCGTTGAAacgctgaacccctcactctccaGTTCCTGAGCTACCTCAAAGATGCAGCCAATTTAACCACCTCAACGATGACCCTGGCTCGCTTAACTGCCATCTCGGTTCAGACGGTATTGTCCTCGATTGTGAGTCAAAACCAGCCTTTCAGTGCAATGCTGCTGCTCTTCGGACAAAATGTTACAGCCTTTCGCcctacagttttaaaaaaaagaaagcacACTGACTTCCTTGCTGTTCCAAAAAATTGGCTGCTGCTGTATTTGCCAAGGTGACAGTAACCACACTTCAAAACCAATGTACTATTACCAACTGTTGAGGGATGCTTGACTTATAAATTGCAAGTTTCTCTTTGCTGTCAATGCAAAAAGACCTCAGAATGCTCCACACAAATGTGGCTCTAAATATCCAGTCCTAGTTTCTGCTCAGTACTTGGAGAAACTACATTACACCTTATCCCGCATCCCTGCAGATTTCGGATTCCCTCCCCTCCCCGGTTCTCAGTATCTCCTCCCCGTGCCTTGTCTCCGGGTTTACCTGAGCGACCACATGTAGCCGTGCGAGTATGGGAAATAGTTGTCCGCCTCGCTGCAGCAGTATTTGAGGTCCGAGAAACCGCAGCAGTAAACTTTGTCCATGCCGTCCGCCTTCCTCGGACACCTGAAATGTTCCACCAGCTCGCCTCGCAGGTTGAAGTAGCTGCTGCAGAGCTGCAGCTCTCCGCTCGGCATCTTGCTGGTTGTCAGTCCGCTGTCCCCGGTGCCCGGGGTCCGGGTCTCCAGCCCAGGATCCCGCCCCCTTCCTCCAGCCACAGTCACCTTCACTGCAGCGACGCTACCCATCCCCCAGCCCCAGGCCCGGCCCCGGCCGCCTCTGTGACCTTTTGAACGTGAAATGCAAACGATGGCATTGTAAACAGGACAGAGGCGGTAAGGAAGTCTACCACTCCCCGAGGTTGGCTACTTTTCTAccacctgtttgctcagtgaAAACAGGGCAGTTCGAGACCAGTTGAGTATTTCCCAGCAGAGGGCAATTTGAAGCGAGGATAAATTGATGGAGAGAACTGGCTCGTGTGGTACTTGGTGCAGGGAGTAAATGTTACATTGCTCCCACTTTCTGCAGACTCGCTGACAGAGTGATTGACTGCAGTGAAAGCAAAccactgcggatgctggaaatctgaaataaaaccgaAGTGCTGCACGTCAGTGCTGAGCTCTGAAGAAGCGTCCGACCCGGCTGGAAACCTTCACGCTTTCTCTTCCCATTGAGACTGACTGACTGGAGTCCTGGCAACAGCAACTGTCACTCCCCCCCACCGATTGACAGTTGGATTTGCAGCCTGTTTCAGGGCATTTACTTGAAGTGTGCTTGAAACTCGCAGAAATATTTCGCAGGATGTTTTAACTTAAATATATCACAACAAGCTTCTTATATACGAATtatagcaggagtaggccattcgagtCTACTATGCCATTCAATAacaccacggctgatctgattttaaactcaactccacattcctgcccacTCCTACGAACCTTTGCTTAACAACCATCCATTTTGAAagactgccttttgaggaagagttCCAAGGGCTCTCAAACatctgtgagaaaaaaaattctccagctttctcaaaGGGAATAGTGACCCCTAGTTCTCTTGAAtagtgacccctagttctagattctcccaccaGCAGAATCTTTCTTTCCAGATGAAGCTTCCACAGGACCTTGTTTGTTTCAGTGGAGTGGCCTCTTAGTCTTCTGAATTTGAACAGACGCAAGTTTAGTCTCTTCAATCGTTCCTGTTAGGACAACCTTAACTCTTCCAGATATTAATCTATTAAACTTTCTATGAACTATCTCCAACACTTTTCCATCCTTCTTTAAATAGGAAAACCAATACTTTACACAGTGcgccagatgtggtctcacattTACCCATGTAATTCTACTTTTGTATTCAAATCCCCTGGTAACAaggatcccagctcccagccctgccgagttttcaccatccctccagacctcccactcactgagtttgaacgatcagtcctcagcaaaggactcaccttcatccccctccgtccacgcatcaatgaatttaatacgctTTTTCCGTCACCTCCActtccgagcttactttcacaatcaggactcccgcccaccttccgaggaccccttcgcccacctccaacacactgcatccacctggacacgccgcgctggccaattacctgccctcgacctcttcatttccaactgccaccgggacattaaccgcctcaacctgtcgcccccccctcccccactccaacctctcagcctcacaacgcgcagccctccaatccctctgctctaatcccaaccttaccattaagccagcggataaagggggtgcagtggtagtctggcgcactgacctctacaccactgaagccaaacgccaacttgaggacacctcttcctactgccccctcgaccatgactccaccccccatcaccaaaccatcatctcccagaccatacagaacctcatcacctcaggagatctcccacccacagcttccaacctcataatccgggaaccccgcactgcccggttctacctccttcccaagatccacaagcctgaccaccctggccgacccattgtctcagcatgctcctgccccactgaactcatctctacctacctcgacactgtcctatcccccctagtccaggaactccccacatacgttcgagacaccacccacgccctccacctcctccaagacttctgtttccccggctcccaacacctcatcttcaccatggatatccaatccctctacaccaccatccgccatgaccagggcctccaagccctccgttttttcctctccagacatccccaacagtacccttccactgatattctcattcatttggccgaactggtcctcacccttaacaatttctcctttgaatcctcccacttcctccagaccaaaggggtagtgatgggcacacgtatgggccccagctatgcctgtctctttgttggctatgtagaacagttgatcttccgtaattacaccggcaccactccccacctcttcctccgctacatggatgactgcattggcgccacctcgtgctcccgcgaggaggttgagcaattcatcaacttcaccaacacattccaccctgaccttaaatttacctggaccatctctgacacctccgtccccttcctggacctctccatctccattagtaatgaccaacttgacactgacactttttacaaacccaccgactcccacagctacctggattacacctcttcccaccctatctcttgcaaaaatgccatcccgtattcccaatttctccgcctccaccgtatctgctcccaggaggaccagttccaccataggacacaccagatggcctccttctttcgagaccgcaatttcccttcccacgtggttaaagatgccctccaatgcatctcgtccacatcccgcacctctgcactcagaccccacccctccaaccgtaacaaggacagaacgccctggtgctcaccttccaccctacaaacctccgcataaaccaaatcatccaccgacatttccgccacctccaaaaggacgccaccaccagggatatatttccctcctcacccctttccgccttccgcaaagaccattccctccgtgactacctggtcaggtccacacccccctacaacccaccctcccattctggcactttcccctgccaccgcaggaactgtaaaacctgtgcccacacctcctccctcacctctatccaaggccctaaaggagccttccacatccatcaaagtttcacctgcacatccactaatatcattcattgtatccgttgatcccgatgtggtctcctctacattggggatactgggcgcctcctagcagaccgctttagggaacatctccgagacacccgcaccaatcaaccaaaccgccccgtggcccaacatttcaactccccctcccactctgccgaggacatggaggtcctgggcctccttcaccgccgctccctcaccaccagacgcctggaggaagaacgcctcatcttccacctcgaaacacttcaaccccagggcatcaatgtggacttcaacagcttcctcacttccccttcccccacctcatcctagtttcaaacttccagctcagcactgtccccttgacttgtccggacttgtccgacctgcctatcttcttttccacctatccactccaccctctcctccttgacctatcaccttcatctcctcccccactcacccattgtactctctgctactctctccccacccccaccctcctctagcttatctctccacgcttcaggctcactgcctttattcctgatgaagggcttttgcccaaaacattgatttcgctgctcgttggatgcctcctgaactgctgtgctcttccagcaccactaatccagaataacattctatttgctttcctaattacttgctgtacctgcacactAATCCTTTACAATCCATgtacttgaacacccagatcccccTGCATCTTTGAGCACTGCATTCTCACAGAAGTTAGATAATATCCTCCTTTTAATTCTTCCTACCAACATTTCCCATATTATGCTCTAGTTTGCAGACCTTTGCCCATTCACATCCATATCCTTTTGTACCTCATTGTGTCAACTTCATAACTTACTTAGCAGTGCTACAGGCAGTGATTATTCGGTTGATgaagggatcagtgcttggagccCAGCTATTcagaatatatattaatgatttaggtgAGGGAACTAAAAGTATTATCTATGGCTCTGCAGCCAACACAAAGCTAAGTTGGAGGGTGAGCTGTAAGGAGGATGAAGAGATGCTTTAGTATGATTTGGACAAATTGAGTGAGTAAGCAAAAGCTTGGCAGATGGTACAAAATGGATACATGTGAGGTTAACCACTTTTGTAGCAAAAACAAAAAgtcagattattatttgaatggtgatagattgggaaaaggATTTGAGTAAAAGAACAGGAATATTTTGCAGTAACCGAGACCAGAACTGAttgtgtgcagtattgtgtgcggtTTAGTCTCCTTATCTGAAAAAAGACATTCTGGCCATGGAAGATGTGCACTGaatagaatcgtagaatccctacagtgcagaaagaggccattcagccaatcaagttTGTACCTAATCTCCGAAGAGCACTCCATCCAAACCCAGCTCCctaacctatccctgtaaacctgcattgaCCATGAACACTGTAACCTGTatacctgtgggaggaaactggagcagctggaggaaacccacacagacatggggagaacatgctaactccacacagtcagtcatccaagactggaatcaaacctgagtccctggcgctgtgaggcatcagtgctgaccactgagccaccttgctggtTTACTGCACTAATTCCTGGAATgtcaggactgacatatgaggagacactggattggttaggactatatGCACCTTGGTTTTGAAGAATAAggagggatctcatagaaacctatgaaATTCTAACAGTACTAGACAGGGTAAGTGCAGAAAGGATGTTCCAGATaaccggggagtccagaaccaggagtcCTTGTCTAAAGATAGGAGTAGGCCATGTAGGAgtcagatgaggagaaatgttttcacctgGAGAGTGGTGAG from Chiloscyllium punctatum isolate Juve2018m chromosome 1, sChiPun1.3, whole genome shotgun sequence includes:
- the LOC140482378 gene encoding protein shisa-like-2B; translation: MGSVAAVKVTVAGGRGRDPGLETRTPGTGDSGLTTSKMPSGELQLCSSYFNLRGELVEHFRCPRKADGMDKVYCCGFSDLKYCCSEADNYFPYSHGYMWSLSIGAMVGLGIAALVLLAFVISAFVLCYLFLCTNPQRLDSGLRLQNLTTSPVQTRKKTKQGILEVPAPTSSAGHPPPVPDRIVQDKPLTMIIET